Proteins found in one Maridesulfovibrio sp. genomic segment:
- a CDS encoding potassium transporter TrkG: MKSKATSPFWVPIYAFFATIMLGGLLLKLDICHPGKELSFIDAIFTATSAVCVTGLAVLDTGTFFSRTGQSIILALIQLGGLGIMTYASLVIYLLGKKVSASDRIAVSQTLIHDPSFNIGKFVVGVVTAVLSIEGLGALLLNRLDPVGFYWFSAVFHSISAFCNAGFSLYSDSLTTWKNNLGVNAVFMTLIVMGGLGFYVMSEVWQKFINLFRKRKTKMSAHFISWHTRTVLETSLFLIIAGGLAVFFAESFKIHIVKGAEINKISALFQSVSCRTAGFNTVNISGLTNISLLVMIGLMLIGGSPGSCAGGLKTTTFRTWIGFIISKIKGHSQVRVGWYALTKESVNRALTLLTLASVILGSAIILLSITEGSHLPHIEARGHFIEITFEAVSAFATVGLSTGVTPDLSGPGKSIIIMLMFVGRLGPVWLLTAINSWQKEPRYRLPEDDLPLG; this comes from the coding sequence ATGAAATCCAAAGCGACTTCTCCTTTCTGGGTGCCGATTTACGCATTCTTTGCCACTATTATGCTGGGCGGACTCCTGCTTAAGCTGGATATATGCCACCCGGGAAAGGAACTTTCATTTATTGATGCCATTTTCACTGCCACTTCAGCGGTCTGTGTTACAGGTCTGGCTGTATTGGATACAGGCACATTCTTCAGCCGTACCGGCCAAAGTATTATTTTAGCGCTGATCCAACTGGGCGGACTCGGCATCATGACCTATGCGAGTCTTGTTATTTACCTGCTGGGCAAAAAAGTCAGTGCTTCAGACCGTATCGCGGTCAGCCAGACTTTAATTCACGACCCTTCATTTAATATAGGTAAATTCGTCGTCGGTGTGGTCACAGCGGTGCTGTCCATTGAAGGATTGGGCGCCCTGCTGCTCAATCGATTGGACCCGGTGGGATTCTACTGGTTTTCGGCTGTTTTCCACTCCATATCGGCATTCTGCAATGCTGGTTTTTCCCTTTATTCGGACAGTCTTACCACTTGGAAAAACAACCTTGGCGTCAATGCGGTTTTCATGACCCTGATTGTCATGGGCGGACTAGGTTTTTATGTTATGTCCGAGGTATGGCAGAAGTTTATAAATCTTTTCCGCAAGCGTAAGACGAAGATGTCAGCCCATTTCATAAGCTGGCATACCCGCACGGTTCTGGAAACCAGCCTTTTCCTGATCATCGCCGGAGGGCTGGCTGTTTTTTTTGCAGAAAGCTTTAAGATACACATCGTGAAAGGTGCGGAGATCAATAAAATATCGGCTCTTTTTCAATCCGTGAGCTGCCGTACCGCAGGATTCAACACCGTAAATATTTCCGGGCTGACCAATATTTCCCTGCTGGTCATGATCGGATTGATGCTCATCGGCGGATCGCCGGGATCATGTGCAGGAGGGTTGAAGACAACTACTTTCCGTACATGGATCGGTTTTATCATCTCCAAGATCAAAGGCCATTCACAGGTCCGGGTGGGCTGGTATGCACTAACTAAGGAGAGCGTGAACCGCGCATTGACCCTTTTGACCCTCGCCAGTGTCATCCTCGGCTCGGCTATCATCCTGCTCAGTATAACCGAAGGAAGCCACCTGCCGCACATAGAAGCTCGCGGTCATTTCATTGAAATCACTTTCGAGGCAGTTTCAGCCTTCGCTACAGTGGGCCTTTCCACCGGGGTCACGCCGGACTTGAGCGGTCCCGGAAAATCAATCATAATAATGTTGATGTTCGTGGGAAGGCTAGGCCCGGTCTGGCTCTTGACTGCAATCAACAGCTGGCAGAAGGAACCCCGCTACAGATTACCGGAAGATGACTTACCCTTGGGATAG
- a CDS encoding flavodoxin, whose amino-acid sequence MSKSLIVYGSTTGNTETAAEYIAEVFAEKEFEVELKNVTDASVDELDNSYDIVLFGCSTWGEDEIELQDDFIPLYESLEEADLKNKKVSVFGCGDSDYTYFCGAVDAIEEKLEKMGAVIVGDSLKIDGDPARAAITEWAKEIAEKI is encoded by the coding sequence ATGTCCAAATCACTGATTGTTTATGGTTCCACAACCGGTAACACGGAAACAGCCGCCGAATACATTGCCGAAGTATTTGCTGAAAAGGAATTTGAAGTGGAACTTAAAAACGTAACCGATGCAAGTGTAGACGAACTGGACAACAGCTACGACATAGTTCTTTTCGGATGCTCCACATGGGGAGAAGACGAAATTGAACTGCAGGACGACTTCATTCCACTCTATGAATCCCTTGAAGAGGCCGATCTCAAAAATAAAAAAGTATCAGTGTTCGGTTGCGGTGATTCCGACTACACCTATTTCTGCGGTGCTGTAGACGCGATTGAAGAAAAGCTTGAAAAAATGGGAGCTGTAATCGTCGGCGACAGCTTAAAAATAGACGGAGATCCGGCACGTGCGGCCATCACCGAATGGGCCAAAGAAATCGCTGAAAAAATTTAA
- a CDS encoding ATP-binding cassette domain-containing protein: protein MALMSVSDVSMTFGGPQLLDKVSFQVEEGQRICIVGRNGEGKSTLLRLMSGDLIPDDGNISYQKGVSVARLSQKVPEKLEGSIFEIVAGGLGELGEALTGYHTVSLEVANGGDVSKLSEVEEIMEKHGGWEALTTIEMVISRLSLSAEMRFETLSGGLKRRALLARALASKPDILLLDEPTNHLDIDSIAWLEEFIVKNIRTLIFITHDRMFLRKIATRIIELDRGNLADWSCDYDTFLKRKEELLDAEEKNWSEFDKKLAREETWIRQGIKARRTRNEGRVRALKKLREERRQRRERTGKATIEIQEANRSGKVVAETINASYSWDDKPIFKNLNATIMRGDRIGIIGPNGAGKTTLIQVLLGKLKPDSGTVKLGTKLEISYFDQHREQLDPDKSVRDSVADGNDTVTINGRAKHIMGYLKDFLFSPDRANSPVRVLSGGERNRLLLARLFTRPSNLLVMDEPTNDLDAETLELLEDRIMEYPGTVIIVSHDRAFLNNVVSGTLAFEGNAQVNDYVGGYDDWARQRPQPELESKPKAPKSKPKKTPDARPEKLSYKEQREFESLEVEIVELPGKIEKLEAAIEDMQNRMADPEFYKKSGEEMAAAQSELEALEAEHETTFERWEEVEGKLADYKKRTGK from the coding sequence ATGGCTTTGATGAGTGTAAGTGATGTTTCCATGACCTTCGGCGGGCCTCAACTGCTCGATAAAGTTTCCTTTCAAGTAGAGGAAGGCCAACGTATATGTATTGTCGGCCGTAACGGAGAGGGGAAATCCACCCTGCTCCGACTCATGAGCGGAGATCTGATACCTGACGACGGAAACATCTCTTATCAGAAAGGAGTCAGCGTAGCCCGCCTTTCACAAAAAGTTCCGGAAAAGCTCGAAGGGTCCATCTTTGAAATCGTGGCAGGAGGCCTCGGTGAACTGGGTGAAGCTCTTACCGGCTACCACACGGTCAGCCTTGAAGTGGCTAACGGCGGGGATGTTTCAAAACTTTCCGAAGTTGAAGAAATAATGGAGAAGCACGGCGGCTGGGAAGCTCTGACGACTATTGAGATGGTGATATCAAGACTTTCCCTCAGTGCTGAAATGCGCTTTGAGACCCTTTCCGGCGGTCTGAAAAGACGCGCCCTGCTGGCCCGAGCGCTTGCCTCAAAACCGGATATTCTGCTGCTCGATGAACCCACCAACCATCTGGATATCGACTCCATTGCATGGCTTGAAGAATTTATTGTAAAAAACATCCGCACTCTGATTTTCATTACTCATGACCGCATGTTCCTGCGCAAAATAGCCACCCGCATCATTGAACTGGACCGCGGCAATCTCGCGGACTGGTCCTGCGATTACGACACCTTCCTCAAACGTAAGGAAGAACTGCTGGACGCAGAAGAAAAAAACTGGTCCGAATTCGACAAAAAACTGGCCCGTGAAGAAACATGGATCAGACAGGGCATCAAGGCCCGCCGCACCCGCAACGAAGGCCGTGTGCGCGCCTTGAAAAAATTGCGGGAAGAACGTCGGCAACGCCGTGAAAGAACCGGTAAGGCCACCATCGAAATTCAGGAGGCGAACCGCTCCGGCAAGGTCGTGGCAGAAACAATCAACGCTTCCTACTCATGGGACGACAAACCGATTTTCAAAAACCTGAATGCGACCATCATGCGAGGAGACCGCATCGGCATCATCGGCCCTAACGGGGCGGGCAAGACCACGCTCATTCAGGTACTGCTGGGTAAACTCAAACCGGATTCGGGCACGGTAAAACTCGGCACCAAGCTGGAAATATCCTATTTTGACCAGCATCGTGAACAGCTTGACCCTGATAAATCCGTACGTGACTCAGTAGCAGACGGTAACGATACCGTTACTATCAACGGCCGCGCCAAACACATAATGGGTTATCTCAAGGATTTCCTGTTTTCCCCGGACCGTGCGAATTCGCCGGTGCGTGTACTTTCAGGCGGAGAACGCAACCGTTTGCTTCTGGCCCGACTTTTCACCCGTCCTTCCAATCTGCTGGTCATGGACGAACCTACAAACGATCTCGACGCCGAAACCCTTGAACTGCTCGAAGACAGGATTATGGAATACCCCGGTACTGTGATCATCGTAAGCCATGACCGTGCCTTTCTGAACAATGTGGTCAGCGGAACTCTGGCCTTTGAAGGTAATGCACAGGTCAACGACTACGTGGGCGGCTATGATGACTGGGCGCGGCAGCGACCGCAGCCGGAGCTGGAAAGCAAACCCAAGGCTCCAAAGTCCAAGCCGAAAAAAACACCTGACGCCCGGCCTGAAAAACTGAGCTACAAAGAGCAGCGGGAATTTGAATCCCTTGAAGTGGAAATAGTGGAGCTTCCCGGCAAGATAGAAAAACTCGAAGCTGCAATCGAAGATATGCAAAACCGCATGGCCGATCCGGAATTCTACAAAAAATCCGGTGAGGAAATGGCAGCCGCACAATCAGAACTTGAAGCCCTCGAAGCCGAACACGAAACCACCTTTGAACGCTGGGAAGAAGTGGAAGGGAAATTAGCCGATTACAAAAAAAGAACCGGAAAGTAA
- a CDS encoding tetratricopeptide repeat protein, with product MGADSSLFDYTPSGDQEKEEETSLVTVVSLRSESHKIKGKRYWLATKVDDDRFELLLLNENRIPGGDPQVVSDGEFAAYYALEPDYYLQHVRPAMEQQDFRLKRGEVHREQGELYSAEMEYSDALAVDEGNVRATFGLGMTYLEKGDVERAQEVFAKVLQLKSAFRTEHKHMFNDFGISMRKNGMYREALQYYNRGVDLDSTDENLYFNIARTHYEAGDWENCFRYLTMCLEKNRGVQEAHKFCHYLIKKAEDDESMLRELGGGNNGKTLRSDILNLLRKMQIAAGVELDDAIEKTHEIRDRMIALEEEDIQLKEMEKELYNVDGDL from the coding sequence ATGGGCGCTGACTCATCCTTATTTGATTATACTCCTTCCGGCGATCAGGAAAAGGAAGAGGAAACAAGCCTTGTAACGGTTGTTTCTCTACGTTCTGAATCGCATAAAATAAAGGGCAAAAGATACTGGCTGGCCACGAAGGTTGATGATGACCGCTTTGAATTACTGCTTCTGAATGAAAACCGTATTCCCGGCGGTGATCCGCAGGTCGTCAGCGATGGCGAATTTGCCGCATATTATGCCCTTGAGCCCGATTACTACCTGCAGCATGTCCGTCCGGCCATGGAGCAGCAGGATTTCCGGCTTAAAAGAGGCGAGGTTCATCGTGAACAGGGTGAGCTCTACAGCGCAGAGATGGAATATTCCGATGCGTTGGCCGTGGATGAGGGGAATGTACGCGCCACTTTTGGGCTGGGCATGACCTATCTTGAAAAGGGCGATGTGGAACGGGCGCAGGAGGTCTTTGCAAAAGTCCTGCAGCTCAAGTCCGCCTTTAGAACTGAGCACAAACACATGTTTAATGATTTCGGCATTTCTATGCGCAAGAACGGTATGTATCGCGAAGCCCTTCAATATTACAATCGCGGGGTCGATCTCGACAGTACCGATGAAAATCTTTATTTCAACATTGCCCGCACCCACTACGAGGCCGGTGACTGGGAAAATTGTTTTCGCTACCTGACCATGTGTCTGGAAAAGAACCGTGGAGTGCAGGAAGCGCATAAATTCTGCCATTACCTGATCAAAAAGGCCGAGGATGACGAAAGCATGCTTCGTGAGCTGGGAGGCGGCAATAACGGGAAAACCCTGCGTAGTGATATCCTCAATCTATTGCGCAAGATGCAGATTGCAGCCGGGGTGGAGCTTGACGATGCCATCGAAAAGACCCACGAGATAAGGGACCGCATGATTGCACTTGAAGAGGAGGATATACAGCTGAAGGAGATGGAAAAAGAACTCTACAATGTGGATGGGGATTTGTAG
- a CDS encoding acyl-CoA dehydratase activase has protein sequence MNYQNLNTSPLQTDQVTISLGICAGASTVSIVLTDNVDGKIEVLKSISLNHEGNPAQAVIKGLQELKLPKNTPAAVTGRKFRHLLDLPTLSEPLALETALKHENFVKDGYRTVLSAGGETFMAYLIDSAGKVETVHTGNKCASGTGEFLAQQLGRMGLTLDDMSTMQECEAHKVSGRCSVFCKSDCTHALNKGVPKEAVVAGLARMMSAKCMELLRKLPAEKVALIGNCSQNKFMVTELRREIPQLLMPQHGHCFEALGAAIWAAENGSCLPQDIETVIRKGDTAFTFLPPLENYIDSVKFHESTQAEYIPGNRLALGLDVGSTTTKGVLLDLERTEIVASCYLRTDGDPIGASRRVYTELAEQVPAGTVAEIMGVTGSGRNIAGLHAGTDGIINEITAHATAAVHYDPQVDTIFEIGGQDAKYTWLKNSVPCDYAMNEACSAGTGSFLEESAKETLGIDVTDIAAVAFKGCNPPNFNDQCAAFIGSDLKLAAQEGVPLEDMVAGLVYSICINYSNRVKGNRAVGQKIFMQGGVCYNKAVPAAMAALTGKEIIVPPHPGLTGAFGVALEAAKRAELGTIGKGSYNPAELAQREVTYKSPFTCNGAGRECDLGCTIARIEVQGKIFPFGGICNRFDNSKIAKKTETAEDLVLWREKRVFRDLNEPEEGRPVIGMNRSLLMNTWFPLFNTFFTEMGFGVRLPEKVDPDAIGQKGAPFCHPVELAHGGLGELLKLETDHIFLPHLRSMPLKTGDRSCTCVLVQGEPYYLKSAFPELEKRSLLTPVIHMQAGKQLLRKALLQTASELKVDKERAAKAYEAAIAAQKTFFADLQSKGEKFIAGLGEKKGMVLFGRPYNAFSSWANKSIPAKFATRGVEIIPCDMLPRSGKCSKDLNMYWATGEQIMDSAALVAENPDLFGTYITNFSCGPDSFLLGYFRKAMGRKPSLTLELDSHTADAGIETRIEAFLDIVDGFSRLGQSEEKTISFHPARSEVRDGVTGITDSEGKWHAVNDPKVTLLIPSLGEISTDFLAASMQRDNIRYKVLGHASEAALKMGRNNSSCKECLPLQLTAGALLEYLNNRPEGELALFLMPKAKGPCRFGQYSVFMNDLIERMEIPDLAIFAPSSTDGYGGLSTSVTLGMWQGIVTGSILEDIHAVISTAAENKDSALKLFREVREELLDAMSSWKKFSKALQKAAEDLSFIKLEKPAHDYPVISLLGEIYVRHDPLARRNLPEKLTEQGFIVRVAPVLEWMKYTDWLNRNNIEGRAGLKTMITQGVKSYFERRIRHILAKSGLLFYPGPDVRKVVKHGKKHISEQLTGEAILTVGASLHEIMSPSCGVISIGPFGCMPSRVAEAVLSEKFRASSAGPKATSILDADSRLPFLAIETDGNPFPQLIEARLEAFCLQAKRLHRQTRERA, from the coding sequence TTGAACTACCAAAACTTGAACACAAGCCCTCTTCAAACTGACCAGGTGACCATTTCTCTGGGCATCTGTGCCGGGGCGTCTACTGTCAGCATAGTCCTGACTGATAACGTTGACGGGAAAATTGAAGTCCTGAAATCAATTTCACTGAACCACGAAGGCAACCCCGCGCAAGCCGTTATCAAAGGTCTTCAGGAACTCAAACTGCCTAAAAATACCCCCGCGGCGGTAACCGGACGTAAGTTCCGGCACTTACTGGACCTGCCCACCCTATCTGAACCGCTGGCACTTGAAACCGCGCTCAAACATGAAAACTTCGTTAAAGACGGCTACCGTACCGTGCTCAGCGCAGGTGGGGAAACTTTTATGGCCTACCTGATCGACAGTGCAGGTAAAGTGGAAACCGTACATACCGGTAATAAATGCGCATCCGGCACGGGAGAATTTCTAGCCCAGCAGCTTGGCCGCATGGGTCTGACTCTCGATGATATGTCCACCATGCAGGAATGCGAAGCTCACAAGGTTTCAGGCCGGTGTTCCGTGTTCTGCAAAAGCGACTGCACTCACGCGCTTAACAAAGGAGTACCCAAAGAAGCCGTCGTCGCAGGACTGGCCCGCATGATGAGCGCCAAATGTATGGAACTGCTGCGCAAATTACCGGCGGAAAAAGTAGCCCTGATAGGTAATTGTTCGCAGAATAAATTTATGGTCACGGAGCTGCGCCGGGAAATTCCGCAGCTGCTTATGCCGCAGCACGGTCATTGCTTTGAAGCGCTGGGAGCTGCAATATGGGCGGCTGAAAACGGAAGCTGCCTACCACAGGATATCGAGACTGTTATTCGTAAGGGCGACACGGCATTTACATTTTTACCACCGCTTGAAAATTATATCGATTCCGTAAAGTTTCACGAGAGCACGCAAGCTGAATACATTCCCGGAAACAGGCTGGCCCTCGGTCTTGATGTAGGCTCGACAACTACCAAAGGAGTCCTTTTGGATTTGGAGCGGACCGAAATTGTCGCATCCTGCTATCTACGCACGGACGGTGATCCTATCGGAGCTTCACGCCGGGTTTATACCGAACTGGCCGAGCAGGTCCCTGCCGGAACCGTGGCCGAAATAATGGGCGTGACCGGATCAGGACGCAATATCGCAGGATTACATGCTGGTACGGACGGCATCATCAACGAAATTACCGCTCACGCCACTGCCGCAGTACATTATGATCCACAGGTGGATACAATTTTCGAAATCGGCGGTCAGGACGCCAAATATACATGGCTGAAAAATTCCGTTCCCTGTGACTACGCCATGAACGAAGCATGCAGCGCCGGAACCGGATCATTTCTGGAAGAAAGCGCCAAGGAAACGCTGGGCATCGATGTAACCGACATAGCCGCTGTTGCCTTCAAAGGTTGTAATCCTCCGAACTTCAACGACCAGTGCGCGGCCTTTATCGGTTCGGACCTTAAGCTGGCGGCGCAGGAAGGGGTTCCGCTTGAGGATATGGTTGCGGGATTAGTCTATTCCATCTGCATCAACTACTCCAACCGGGTTAAAGGCAACCGCGCAGTAGGACAGAAAATTTTCATGCAGGGCGGCGTCTGCTACAACAAAGCCGTGCCCGCCGCCATGGCCGCACTGACCGGCAAAGAGATAATCGTTCCGCCCCATCCGGGACTCACCGGGGCCTTCGGGGTCGCTCTTGAAGCCGCAAAACGTGCCGAACTGGGAACAATAGGAAAAGGCAGCTACAACCCGGCTGAACTGGCGCAGCGCGAAGTCACGTACAAATCTCCCTTTACCTGCAACGGGGCCGGGAGAGAATGCGATCTCGGATGCACAATTGCCCGCATAGAAGTACAAGGTAAGATCTTTCCGTTCGGAGGCATCTGCAATCGCTTTGATAATTCCAAAATCGCCAAGAAAACAGAAACCGCTGAAGATCTGGTTCTCTGGCGGGAGAAGCGTGTTTTCCGCGATCTTAATGAACCGGAGGAAGGCCGGCCAGTAATCGGCATGAACCGTTCATTGCTCATGAATACATGGTTTCCGCTCTTCAATACTTTTTTCACGGAAATGGGCTTCGGGGTCAGGCTGCCGGAAAAAGTGGACCCGGACGCAATAGGTCAAAAAGGCGCCCCCTTCTGCCATCCTGTGGAACTTGCCCACGGCGGACTAGGCGAACTTCTCAAGCTGGAAACCGATCATATTTTCCTGCCCCACCTGCGCTCCATGCCACTCAAAACCGGGGACCGCTCCTGCACCTGCGTGTTGGTTCAGGGAGAACCATACTACCTGAAATCAGCATTCCCGGAACTGGAAAAACGCTCCCTGCTGACTCCGGTCATCCATATGCAGGCCGGAAAACAATTATTACGCAAAGCCCTGCTCCAGACGGCATCCGAGCTGAAGGTGGACAAAGAACGGGCCGCAAAGGCGTATGAGGCAGCCATTGCCGCGCAAAAAACATTCTTCGCCGACCTGCAAAGCAAAGGCGAAAAATTTATAGCCGGACTGGGTGAAAAAAAAGGGATGGTCCTTTTTGGAAGGCCCTACAATGCATTCAGTTCATGGGCCAATAAATCAATCCCCGCCAAGTTCGCAACACGCGGCGTGGAAATAATCCCCTGTGATATGCTGCCCCGCAGCGGTAAATGTTCAAAAGATCTGAACATGTACTGGGCAACAGGGGAACAGATCATGGACAGTGCCGCTCTAGTAGCGGAAAACCCTGATCTTTTCGGAACCTACATCACCAATTTTTCCTGCGGGCCGGACTCCTTTCTGCTCGGTTATTTCCGTAAGGCCATGGGCCGAAAGCCCTCGCTGACCCTTGAGCTGGACAGTCATACCGCCGATGCCGGAATCGAAACACGTATTGAAGCCTTTCTCGATATAGTTGACGGATTCAGCCGTCTTGGACAATCAGAAGAAAAGACGATTTCCTTCCATCCCGCACGCAGCGAAGTACGGGACGGAGTGACCGGAATTACCGATTCCGAAGGTAAATGGCATGCGGTTAATGATCCGAAAGTCACCCTGCTGATTCCAAGCCTCGGCGAGATCAGCACCGATTTTCTAGCCGCATCCATGCAGCGCGATAACATCCGTTACAAGGTACTCGGCCATGCAAGCGAAGCCGCCTTGAAAATGGGCCGCAATAATTCATCATGCAAGGAATGCCTGCCACTGCAATTGACCGCGGGAGCGTTGCTGGAATATCTGAACAACCGGCCTGAAGGCGAACTGGCCCTTTTTCTAATGCCCAAGGCCAAAGGGCCATGCCGTTTCGGTCAGTATTCAGTATTCATGAATGACCTTATCGAGCGGATGGAAATCCCCGATCTAGCCATATTCGCGCCCAGCTCCACAGACGGATACGGCGGACTTAGCACATCGGTAACCCTCGGCATGTGGCAGGGTATCGTAACAGGATCGATACTTGAGGATATTCACGCCGTGATTTCCACCGCGGCTGAAAACAAAGACTCAGCACTAAAACTTTTCCGGGAAGTACGAGAAGAATTATTAGACGCAATGTCCAGCTGGAAAAAATTTTCCAAAGCCCTGCAAAAAGCGGCCGAAGACCTTTCCTTCATCAAACTGGAAAAACCGGCACACGATTATCCGGTAATCTCACTGCTGGGAGAAATATACGTGCGCCACGATCCATTGGCCCGCCGCAACCTACCGGAAAAACTTACCGAACAGGGATTCATTGTCCGTGTGGCACCGGTGCTGGAATGGATGAAATACACCGACTGGCTGAACCGCAACAACATAGAAGGTAGAGCCGGCCTGAAAACCATGATCACGCAGGGAGTGAAATCCTATTTTGAACGGCGCATCCGGCATATACTCGCAAAAAGCGGCCTTCTTTTTTATCCCGGACCGGACGTACGCAAAGTGGTCAAGCACGGTAAAAAGCATATCTCCGAACAGCTTACCGGAGAAGCTATCCTCACTGTGGGAGCATCTCTGCACGAAATAATGTCCCCTTCCTGCGGAGTTATATCCATCGGTCCGTTCGGGTGCATGCCCTCACGAGTTGCCGAAGCTGTGCTCAGTGAAAAATTCCGGGCCTCTTCGGCAGGTCCCAAAGCGACTTCCATACTTGATGCAGATTCTCGACTGCCCTTTCTTGCCATTGAAACTGACGGCAATCCTTTTCCACAACTTATCGAAGCCCGGCTGGAAGCATTCTGCCTGCAGGCCAAACGACTGCACAGACAGACACGCGAAAGGGCATAA
- a CDS encoding Hpt domain-containing protein — MSTGDRLLDIFQEETLERLDNIETGLLQLENSTAELTPELINSIFRDAHSIKAGSNLLKLTVIEELSHKLENVLELIRSDGLVPTELIITASLESVDKLRSLTEDVLDSNTKSIRLQKTMLEVSVQRALAGEN; from the coding sequence ATGAGTACCGGCGACAGATTACTTGATATTTTTCAGGAAGAAACTTTGGAACGGCTCGATAATATCGAGACCGGTCTTTTGCAGTTGGAAAACAGTACAGCAGAGCTAACACCTGAGCTGATCAATTCCATTTTCAGGGATGCGCACTCCATCAAGGCCGGCTCAAATCTTCTGAAATTGACCGTCATTGAGGAGCTTTCCCATAAACTGGAAAATGTTCTGGAACTGATCCGGTCTGACGGTTTGGTCCCTACAGAACTTATTATTACGGCTTCTTTGGAGTCCGTAGATAAGTTGCGGTCCTTGACCGAAGACGTGCTCGACAGCAATACTAAAAGTATACGGTTGCAGAAGACCATGCTGGAAGTTTCCGTCCAGCGAGCGCTCGCAGGCGAAAATTAA
- a CDS encoding TrkA family potassium uptake protein: protein MSGKSIEVGVIGLGKFGLELALNLRRLGNNVVGIDTSEERVKAAKPYLAQVFQADGTDQQTLEQLSFQDFNYVVVSTGDSMEASILVVLNLQEIGVNKIWVKAISSAHQKVLSRMGVDFVVFPEHFAAKQLAHKLSTPGMIDYLSLGNDILIKERNAGDWAGKTLIDLDLTNNYHAQVVAIRKNGSEELNFVPKANEPLDESDVLIMIGTRENLLKVP from the coding sequence ATGTCAGGAAAGTCAATAGAAGTAGGCGTTATCGGTCTTGGAAAATTCGGTCTGGAATTGGCCTTGAACCTGCGCAGACTAGGAAATAATGTCGTTGGAATTGATACCAGTGAAGAACGGGTCAAGGCTGCCAAGCCATACCTTGCACAGGTATTTCAAGCCGACGGAACCGATCAGCAGACACTGGAGCAGCTGAGCTTTCAGGATTTCAATTATGTTGTAGTCTCCACCGGTGACTCCATGGAAGCTAGCATTCTGGTCGTGCTTAATCTACAGGAAATCGGCGTCAATAAAATCTGGGTCAAGGCCATCAGCTCCGCACATCAGAAGGTGCTCAGCAGAATGGGTGTGGATTTTGTTGTTTTTCCCGAACATTTCGCGGCTAAACAACTGGCCCACAAACTTTCCACCCCGGGCATGATCGATTACCTTTCCCTAGGTAACGATATTCTGATTAAGGAAAGAAATGCCGGAGACTGGGCAGGAAAAACACTCATTGATCTGGACCTGACCAATAACTATCACGCTCAGGTCGTCGCCATCCGCAAAAACGGTTCCGAAGAACTTAACTTTGTGCCAAAGGCTAATGAACCGCTGGACGAAAGCGATGTACTGATTATGATCGGGACAAGGGAAAATCTGCTCAAGGTGCCTTAG
- a CDS encoding glutaminyl-peptide cyclotransferase, whose protein sequence is MINHFPHDDQAFTQGFIYHDGYLYESTGKRGRSSLRKVELENGKVRTLIKNDKNIFSEGICYRNNKIYQLTWRSGKCYIYDAASLARKRIFQYKGQGWGLTADDNFIYQSNGSSEITFRDPYDFARIKRLRVTDGLANIQRLNELELINGLIFSNIWKEDRIAAIDPQTGKVKFWLDISSLRPLAGKKAEAANGIAWDGAGKHFFVTGKFWNKVFEIELPKLEHKPSSN, encoded by the coding sequence ATGATAAACCATTTTCCACATGATGATCAGGCCTTTACGCAAGGATTTATATATCACGACGGCTACTTATACGAAAGTACGGGTAAACGCGGACGTTCTTCACTGCGCAAGGTGGAACTGGAAAACGGCAAGGTACGTACACTGATAAAAAATGATAAAAACATATTCAGCGAAGGGATCTGTTACAGGAACAATAAAATCTATCAACTTACATGGCGCTCGGGTAAATGTTATATATATGATGCCGCATCCCTTGCCCGCAAAAGAATCTTCCAATACAAGGGGCAGGGATGGGGCCTGACCGCTGATGATAACTTCATCTATCAAAGCAACGGATCTTCGGAGATTACCTTCAGGGACCCTTACGATTTTGCGCGTATAAAAAGACTGCGGGTAACGGACGGCCTCGCCAATATCCAAAGACTAAACGAACTTGAACTCATAAACGGACTGATTTTCAGCAATATCTGGAAAGAGGACCGCATAGCGGCCATTGATCCCCAAACCGGCAAAGTAAAATTCTGGCTGGATATATCTTCATTGCGCCCCCTCGCCGGGAAAAAAGCCGAAGCCGCCAACGGCATTGCATGGGACGGTGCAGGGAAACATTTTTTCGTGACCGGGAAATTCTGGAATAAGGTTTTTGAAATTGAACTACCAAAACTTGAACACAAGCCCTCTTCAAACTGA